A window of the Pirellulales bacterium genome harbors these coding sequences:
- a CDS encoding DUF5076 domain-containing protein: protein MSDNPTADDRRLVIPESIAHDLKAIELVSAWAHSDKVSVMTRTGTGLDENPNIWGEIIVAIAGNIAISLREATGADPAHTLRIIKESIDRAWKSELHGDVKHYRPTNPTEGTATGNR from the coding sequence ATGAGCGACAATCCCACCGCCGACGACCGAAGATTAGTCATCCCGGAAAGCATTGCGCACGATCTGAAAGCAATCGAGTTGGTGTCGGCATGGGCTCATTCTGACAAAGTAAGCGTCATGACGCGGACCGGGACGGGTTTGGACGAGAATCCGAATATCTGGGGGGAAATCATAGTTGCGATTGCAGGGAACATTGCGATCTCGCTGAGGGAAGCCACTGGTGCGGACCCCGCGCATACGCTGCGAATCATCAAGGAATCAATCGATCGCGCCTGGAAATCGGAACTCCACGGTGACGTGAAGCATTATCGTCCCACAAACCCGACGGAGGGAACCGCCACCGGAAATCGGTAG
- the murD gene encoding UDP-N-acetylmuramoyl-L-alanine--D-glutamate ligase yields MPTLRVGMAPVSHDEDVTPDYVARRNGVTQMELRGQRAIVLGLGRHGGGVAAARWLAGEGAIVTVLDRAEAAELADSIAALADVDIADWRLGRDAERDSDLTTIDHADLVVVNPAVRPGHPLVSRAVARGVRITSELELFLERCPGHVIGVTGSNGKSTTAAMIAAMLRADSRSTFVGGNIGHSLLGDLDTMTSDSWVVLEISSFQLAWLSRECRLPGIAVLTNFTANHLDWHGTVAHYAAAKQRLFAELGTNGVAVADLNTLGPEWNSILPEKVVAPVADGQLPALRVPGVHNRSNAALAAATALAAGCSPAGVEAALREYEGLPHRLELVAMVAGREFYNDSMATTPESTIAAMRTFSGRCWLLIGGYDKGIDMSELLSAIPRHARGVAFYGASSSRLHEQWIAMSRSDCPSTRCETLDAGFDWCWRQSQSGEAILLSPACASYDQFVDYRARGERFRELVRTLDSCAASRSTVQQHTHGR; encoded by the coding sequence ATGCCCACGCTGCGCGTGGGCATGGCACCCGTCTCGCACGATGAAGATGTAACACCTGATTACGTCGCACGCCGCAATGGAGTCACGCAGATGGAGCTACGCGGACAGCGAGCGATCGTCCTGGGCCTGGGGAGGCATGGTGGTGGCGTAGCGGCCGCGCGATGGCTGGCGGGCGAGGGGGCGATCGTCACCGTTTTGGATCGGGCCGAGGCCGCGGAGCTGGCCGACTCGATCGCGGCGTTGGCCGATGTTGATATCGCGGATTGGCGTCTCGGCCGGGATGCAGAGCGCGATAGCGATCTGACAACGATCGATCATGCTGATCTCGTCGTGGTTAATCCGGCAGTACGCCCTGGCCATCCGCTGGTGTCGCGTGCGGTCGCTCGCGGGGTGCGGATCACCAGCGAGTTGGAGTTATTCCTCGAACGCTGCCCAGGCCACGTGATCGGAGTGACAGGGTCGAATGGAAAGTCGACCACGGCGGCCATGATCGCCGCAATGTTGCGAGCCGACAGCCGATCGACATTCGTGGGAGGCAATATCGGCCACAGCCTGCTCGGCGACTTGGACACAATGACTTCCGATTCGTGGGTGGTGCTCGAAATCAGCAGCTTTCAATTGGCCTGGCTGTCGCGCGAATGCCGTCTGCCTGGTATCGCGGTGCTGACGAACTTCACGGCCAATCATCTCGATTGGCATGGCACGGTGGCCCACTATGCTGCGGCCAAGCAGCGGTTATTTGCCGAGCTGGGGACGAACGGCGTGGCGGTGGCCGACCTGAATACGTTGGGACCGGAATGGAACTCGATTCTGCCTGAGAAAGTTGTGGCGCCTGTTGCAGACGGGCAATTGCCGGCGTTGCGCGTGCCGGGCGTGCACAATCGATCCAACGCCGCGCTGGCCGCGGCCACGGCGTTGGCGGCCGGCTGTTCGCCCGCAGGCGTCGAAGCAGCGCTGCGTGAATACGAAGGTCTGCCCCACCGCTTGGAATTGGTCGCGATGGTTGCCGGCCGTGAGTTCTACAACGATTCGATGGCCACCACGCCGGAATCGACGATTGCCGCCATGAGAACCTTTTCGGGCCGCTGCTGGCTATTGATCGGCGGATATGACAAGGGGATCGACATGTCCGAACTACTGTCGGCGATACCGCGTCATGCCCGCGGCGTAGCTTTTTATGGAGCCAGCAGTTCGCGACTACACGAGCAATGGATCGCCATGAGCCGGTCTGACTGCCCAAGCACTCGCTGCGAAACTCTCGACGCGGGCTTCGACTGGTGTTGGCGACAATCGCAGAGCGGAGAAGCGATCCTCTTGTCGCCCGCTTGTGCCAGTTACGATCAGTTTGTCGATTATCGCGCGCGCGGCGAACGATTTCGCGAGCTGGTGCGCACGCTGGACTCGTGCGCTGCATCGCGCTCGACTGTGCAACAGCACACGCACGGGCGCTGA
- the phnW gene encoding 2-aminoethylphosphonate--pyruvate transaminase — protein MDDDVPYLLLTPGPLTTSRTVKEAMLRDVSTWDRDYNDIVQDVRARLVRLATASNEYTAVLMQGSGTFAVEAALGSVIPRAGKLLVANNGAYGLRMAQIAARLAIDHVTVTQPEIEPTDTRRIDELLSADPAITHVALVHCETTTGMVNPIAEVGRIVRRHGRVLVLDAMSTFGGMPLDADEIGADYVISSANKCVQGVPGFGFVVARRNQLASSEGWARSLSLDLFDQWREMETKGGKWRYTSPTHVLLALHQALAELDAEGGVAARHQRYAENHRVLVAGLTKLGFRLLLDEKHRSPIITSFLYPRDERFTFDVLYEALKRRGFVIYPGKVSHADTFRVGTIGHVFPEDFRRLVTCFGEVIQELGWKI, from the coding sequence ATGGATGACGACGTTCCTTACCTACTGCTGACGCCCGGCCCGCTGACCACCAGCCGCACGGTCAAAGAGGCCATGCTGCGCGACGTGTCGACCTGGGACCGCGACTATAACGACATCGTCCAGGACGTGCGGGCTCGGCTGGTGAGGTTGGCGACGGCGAGTAACGAATACACCGCCGTGCTAATGCAGGGAAGTGGCACGTTCGCCGTCGAGGCCGCTCTCGGTTCTGTCATTCCGCGCGCTGGCAAGCTGCTGGTGGCCAACAATGGGGCCTATGGGCTGCGCATGGCGCAGATTGCGGCCCGGCTGGCGATCGACCATGTGACAGTCACTCAGCCCGAGATCGAACCGACCGACACGCGACGGATCGACGAACTACTCTCGGCCGATCCGGCGATCACGCACGTGGCCCTGGTCCATTGCGAAACGACGACCGGCATGGTCAACCCAATCGCCGAGGTGGGACGCATTGTGCGACGTCATGGCCGGGTCTTGGTGCTGGACGCCATGAGCACCTTTGGCGGGATGCCGCTGGATGCGGACGAAATCGGGGCCGACTACGTGATTTCTTCTGCCAATAAGTGCGTGCAGGGAGTGCCGGGCTTTGGGTTTGTCGTCGCCCGTCGCAACCAGCTGGCCAGCTCCGAGGGTTGGGCCCGCTCGCTGAGCCTGGACCTGTTCGATCAATGGCGCGAGATGGAGACCAAAGGGGGAAAATGGCGCTACACGTCTCCCACACATGTGCTCCTGGCACTACATCAGGCTCTCGCCGAGCTCGATGCCGAAGGGGGCGTGGCTGCGCGTCATCAACGTTACGCCGAGAACCATCGCGTGCTGGTGGCAGGCCTTACCAAGTTGGGGTTCCGTCTGCTTTTGGACGAGAAGCATCGTTCGCCAATCATTACCTCGTTTCTTTATCCGCGCGATGAGCGGTTTACTTTTGACGTCCTTTACGAGGCGTTGAAGCGGCGTGGCTTCGTCATCTACCCCGGCAAGGTAAGTCACGCTGACACGTTTCGCGTGGGGACGATTGGCCATGTCTTTCCGGAAGATTTTCGCCGGCTGGTCACATGTTTCGGCGAGGTTATCCAAGAGTTGGGTTGGAAAATTTAG
- the phnX gene encoding phosphonoacetaldehyde hydrolase gives MTLTHNAMNPLTVRLVIFDWAGTTVDHGCFAPVAPFVDALAHFGVQVTLAEAREPMGVGKRDHLRAILAMPRVAELWRTVHGHPWTEADVDRVYQDQFIPRQLESVREHCQLIPGVLKSVAWLREHGIKVGTTTGYFAEAAERAWQAGAAQGYVPDHNVAPNEVPAGRPAPWMIYRNMEALGIYPPATVLKIGDTVPDIEEGLAAGVWSVGVTHTGSDVGCTVSEFAALAPLERNARVDRARHKLVSAGAHLVEDSVADVPKIITYINGWLADGERPQK, from the coding sequence ATGACACTCACCCACAATGCTATGAATCCTCTCACGGTGCGGCTCGTCATCTTCGACTGGGCGGGCACGACGGTTGATCATGGTTGCTTCGCCCCGGTGGCACCCTTTGTCGACGCGCTTGCGCACTTCGGCGTGCAAGTCACACTGGCCGAAGCGCGCGAGCCGATGGGCGTCGGCAAACGGGACCATCTGCGAGCGATTCTTGCCATGCCGCGCGTAGCCGAGCTGTGGCGAACCGTACATGGCCACCCTTGGACCGAGGCGGACGTCGATCGGGTTTATCAGGATCAATTCATTCCGCGCCAATTGGAATCTGTCCGCGAGCATTGCCAATTGATACCGGGCGTGCTGAAAAGCGTGGCCTGGCTGCGCGAGCACGGGATCAAGGTCGGCACGACGACCGGCTACTTTGCCGAGGCCGCCGAGCGCGCCTGGCAAGCCGGTGCCGCCCAGGGATATGTGCCCGACCATAACGTGGCCCCCAATGAAGTGCCCGCAGGCCGGCCGGCGCCGTGGATGATCTATCGCAACATGGAAGCGCTGGGCATTTATCCCCCGGCGACCGTCTTGAAAATTGGCGACACCGTGCCCGACATCGAAGAAGGCCTGGCGGCCGGCGTGTGGAGCGTGGGGGTCACGCACACCGGTAGCGATGTTGGTTGCACGGTCAGTGAATTCGCCGCACTCGCGCCGCTTGAGCGCAACGCGCGCGTCGATCGCGCCCGCCACAAGTTAGTTTCCGCAGGCGCGCACCTGGTCGAGGACTCGGTGGCCGACGTACCGAAAATCATCACTTACATCAACGGCTGGCTCGCCGACGGCGAGCGGCCGCAAAAATAA
- a CDS encoding MFS transporter: MNRQQQLFRWQLITFATLWVGYAGYYVCRSNLSVAGPSLQAELAGQPVSATEEWINQARDGFSHRLGGAITYAQRLVGLGDDKPATVAPQKPREESSGKRRFGLIASVSILWYALGKFTSGMVCDFVGGRRMFLFGMLASVVCTVLFGLATGFAAMLAVWSVNRLVQSMGWSALVKVASRWFPAARHGSIFGVLTLSYLFGDAIARLGLGALLYLGLGWRGLFFAAAGLLAAISLVSMFTLKSSPADVGAYEPDANPENVYGPQGNAPRPADLFDLLWPLASSFSFWLVCVISFGLTMVRETFNTWNPIYLKEAVGLTDSGAATASALFPLVGGLSTIAAGLATDRLTRGRRGMVMLPFLGLLVAALYGLAQREPGEGVVVPLLLTSLVSFALLGPYSFLTGVISLDFGGKRGSSTAAGLADTAGYLGGIISGYGVGAIADEHGWSAAFATLGAVAVATLVAAVLYWYMHDVRRRHRVLDATV, encoded by the coding sequence ATGAACCGGCAGCAGCAACTTTTCCGTTGGCAATTGATAACCTTCGCCACGCTGTGGGTAGGGTATGCGGGCTATTACGTCTGCCGGTCGAATTTGTCGGTGGCGGGTCCATCGTTGCAGGCTGAACTGGCCGGGCAGCCTGTCAGCGCGACTGAGGAATGGATTAACCAGGCGCGCGACGGATTTTCGCACCGGCTGGGCGGCGCGATCACCTATGCCCAACGGCTGGTGGGGCTGGGCGACGACAAGCCGGCTACCGTGGCGCCGCAGAAGCCGCGCGAAGAATCCTCGGGCAAGCGCCGCTTTGGCCTGATCGCCAGCGTCAGCATTTTGTGGTACGCGTTGGGAAAGTTCACCAGCGGCATGGTCTGCGACTTTGTCGGCGGCCGGCGGATGTTCTTATTCGGCATGCTCGCCTCGGTGGTTTGCACTGTTTTATTCGGCCTGGCAACCGGCTTTGCCGCCATGCTGGCCGTGTGGAGCGTGAATCGCCTGGTGCAGTCGATGGGTTGGAGCGCGCTGGTGAAAGTGGCCTCGCGCTGGTTTCCGGCGGCGCGCCACGGCAGCATCTTCGGCGTGCTCACATTGAGCTATCTGTTTGGCGATGCCATCGCACGGCTGGGTCTGGGGGCACTGCTGTACCTGGGGTTGGGATGGCGCGGTCTGTTTTTCGCGGCCGCCGGCCTTTTGGCAGCCATCTCACTGGTCAGCATGTTCACGCTCAAGTCGAGCCCTGCAGACGTCGGCGCTTACGAGCCCGACGCCAATCCCGAGAACGTCTACGGTCCGCAAGGAAACGCGCCCCGGCCTGCCGATCTGTTCGATCTGTTGTGGCCGTTGGCCAGTAGTTTTTCGTTCTGGCTGGTGTGCGTCATCAGCTTTGGACTGACCATGGTTCGCGAGACATTCAACACCTGGAATCCGATCTACCTGAAAGAAGCGGTCGGCCTGACCGATTCGGGCGCAGCCACGGCAAGCGCTCTGTTCCCGCTCGTTGGCGGACTGTCGACGATCGCGGCCGGACTGGCGACCGATCGTCTGACACGCGGCCGGCGCGGCATGGTAATGTTGCCGTTTCTCGGGCTGCTTGTGGCGGCGCTCTACGGGCTGGCCCAGCGCGAGCCGGGTGAAGGCGTTGTTGTGCCGCTCTTGCTGACTAGTTTGGTTTCCTTCGCGCTGCTGGGGCCGTACTCTTTTTTGACCGGAGTCATTTCACTAGATTTCGGTGGCAAGCGGGGCAGCTCGACCGCCGCCGGCCTGGCGGACACCGCCGGGTACCTGGGCGGGATCATCTCGGGCTATGGCGTGGGGGCCATCGCCGACGAGCACGGTTGGTCGGCCGCCTTTGCAACGCTGGGGGCGGTCGCCGTCGCTACGCTCGTGGCCGCGGTGTTGTACTGGTATATGCACGACGTGCGGCGGCGCCACCGCGTCTTGGACGCCACGGTTTGA
- a CDS encoding aspartate aminotransferase family protein, whose amino-acid sequence MNRPADNDLSAEKSEGDTNISALRAAWQAESLDAETRELLADDARYFLHQSLSTPCLNALRSCGGIWLEDLAGRRYMDFHGNNVHQVGFGNSQVIDAIKSQLDELPFCTRRYTNRVAVDLARKLVEITPGDLGKVLLCPGGTSAIGMAMKLARIATGRHKFISMWDAFHGASLDAISVGGEAVFRAGVGPLLPGCEHVPPADAYRCLWDCSSRGGCDLKCAAYLEYVLEHERDVAAIIAEPVRSTPYIPPPEYWQAVRKACDRHGTLLIFDEICHGLGRTGRMFTCEHFDVTPDILVIGKGLGGGVMPLAAMIARPGLDIAADRALGHYTHEKSPVSCAAALATINYIEEHQLVEHARTVGAKTLAALRALQARHPLIGDVRGLGLLLGVELVTDRQTRQRATAEAEEVMYRALAKGLSFKLTMGNIITLTPPLTITNEEMEQAVAILDACLSEVEAARR is encoded by the coding sequence TTGAATCGGCCCGCTGATAACGATCTTTCCGCCGAAAAGTCGGAAGGAGACACGAACATTTCGGCGCTGCGTGCCGCCTGGCAGGCAGAGTCGCTCGATGCCGAAACGCGTGAGCTGCTGGCCGACGACGCTCGCTATTTCTTGCACCAGTCGCTGTCGACTCCCTGTCTCAACGCGCTGCGCTCCTGCGGCGGCATCTGGCTAGAGGACCTTGCCGGGCGGCGCTACATGGATTTCCACGGCAACAATGTCCACCAAGTCGGGTTCGGCAATTCCCAGGTCATTGACGCCATCAAATCGCAACTCGACGAGCTGCCGTTTTGCACCCGGCGATATACCAATCGCGTGGCAGTCGACCTGGCGCGCAAACTGGTTGAAATTACGCCGGGGGATCTGGGAAAAGTTCTGCTCTGTCCGGGCGGTACGAGCGCCATCGGCATGGCCATGAAGCTGGCCCGGATCGCTACGGGCCGACACAAGTTCATTTCCATGTGGGACGCCTTTCATGGCGCTTCGCTGGACGCAATCAGCGTTGGGGGTGAGGCCGTGTTCCGCGCGGGCGTGGGGCCATTACTGCCAGGTTGCGAGCATGTGCCGCCGGCCGACGCCTATCGCTGCCTGTGGGATTGCTCGTCGCGCGGCGGCTGCGATCTGAAATGCGCCGCGTACCTGGAATACGTGCTCGAACACGAACGCGACGTGGCGGCCATTATCGCCGAGCCCGTCCGTAGCACTCCCTACATTCCGCCCCCCGAGTATTGGCAGGCCGTCCGTAAAGCATGCGATCGGCACGGAACGCTGTTGATCTTCGACGAGATCTGCCACGGCCTGGGGCGCACTGGCCGGATGTTTACCTGCGAACATTTTGATGTCACGCCCGATATCCTCGTCATCGGCAAAGGCTTGGGCGGCGGCGTGATGCCCCTGGCGGCCATGATCGCACGACCGGGGTTAGATATCGCGGCCGATCGTGCCCTGGGACATTACACACACGAGAAGAGCCCCGTCTCATGTGCAGCCGCCTTGGCTACGATCAACTACATCGAAGAACACCAACTGGTCGAACATGCCCGCACAGTTGGCGCGAAGACCTTGGCGGCGCTGCGCGCGTTACAAGCGCGGCACCCGCTGATCGGCGACGTGCGAGGACTGGGGCTCTTGCTAGGAGTCGAGTTGGTGACCGACCGTCAAACCCGGCAGCGGGCCACCGCCGAGGCCGAAGAGGTGATGTATCGCGCCTTGGCCAAGGGGCTGAGCTTTAAGCTCACCATGGGAAACATCATCACGCTCACGCCTCCTTTGACCATTACCAACGAGGAAATGGAACAGGCCGTCGCCATTCTGGATGCGTGTTTGAGCGAGGTCGAGGCGGCACGGCGTTAG
- a CDS encoding MMPL family transporter — translation METILNLIDRYRGAVWLVMLAAMAASVFLLTKLEILDSPERWMPRPTVESWKVFDSHFDVGDTVAVGLHFSRPITEEDLPRLAHLRKEFAAIPGVKQVYDTSLVADQIEGVPLMTLLDPANHERFSLYAGALWDNPPPDDPTRTLVGVCELEFHPGKETDDVLNERRRSVVDSVQKIVAHERTDGAWGQGVEFHVASSIVMMMELEKRARQVAFTFLPASIAVGMLSLYFSFRTWRTLAVAVLGSALAILLVLGWLGAGGGTLGVVTVATPALISIIGVASTMHFGEYAAEHGSTGNGRERKQLVSWVAVPCLGAAATTAIGFLMLVFNDLAPVRDLGVQLFIGSLLAFFGVFLVSQIIPIRNASGGVVLTQDRFRRYATAVTRRPVLTSLGLLGVTLLLFFCAWPRPADYPIGLYVDADPFSFFNKEQPIARALDLFSKREFGVYQLDVVLVPKEFAAPPKAGRAADPVYEANRKEARAYSDLILARRDLGVMRVVSTDAFHQRQQAFQQQLEKVRREEGLTAYLAKLGRVTSQSSIFSNTFQSWNHDKQGKGALRLTFLAHEEGAEGFAPLLRFTRDNLPHDRFDCYLCGSIAQVVQLGEGLSGGILWGLGSSVIIIAVVCAFLFRSLKFTLLALPPNLFPVLALYGVMGLFKIPISSGSAMVATIALGIAVNDTMHFVLHYQRLTRERGMATRPGIVQTIADLGRPIVLTSVVHIAGFTVFLLTDFQPLFHFGLLSSAAMTAAMLGDLFMLPNLLILFDQRPASAPETSVPEAHIGHAPKATLPVT, via the coding sequence ATGGAAACAATTCTCAATCTGATCGACCGATATCGCGGCGCCGTTTGGCTGGTGATGCTGGCCGCCATGGCAGCCTCGGTCTTTCTGCTCACCAAGCTGGAAATCCTCGACTCGCCCGAGCGTTGGATGCCGCGCCCCACGGTCGAGTCGTGGAAGGTTTTCGACAGCCATTTTGACGTTGGCGACACGGTCGCCGTGGGGCTGCACTTCAGCCGCCCGATCACCGAAGAAGATCTGCCGCGATTGGCTCACCTGCGCAAGGAATTCGCCGCCATCCCTGGCGTGAAGCAGGTATACGACACGTCGCTGGTGGCGGATCAGATCGAGGGCGTCCCGCTGATGACGCTCTTGGACCCGGCAAACCACGAGCGTTTCAGCCTGTATGCCGGAGCATTATGGGACAATCCCCCGCCCGACGATCCCACGCGAACATTGGTCGGCGTCTGCGAATTGGAATTTCATCCAGGCAAAGAAACCGACGATGTGCTGAACGAGCGACGGCGCTCGGTCGTCGATTCAGTCCAAAAAATCGTGGCTCACGAACGCACCGATGGTGCGTGGGGCCAGGGCGTGGAATTTCACGTGGCCAGTTCCATCGTGATGATGATGGAGCTTGAGAAACGTGCCCGACAGGTGGCGTTTACGTTTTTGCCCGCGTCGATCGCAGTGGGAATGCTGAGTCTGTATTTCAGTTTTCGCACCTGGCGCACCTTGGCCGTGGCGGTGCTCGGGAGCGCCTTGGCGATCTTACTGGTGCTGGGCTGGCTGGGCGCTGGGGGCGGGACGCTGGGCGTGGTGACCGTGGCGACGCCGGCCTTGATTTCAATCATCGGCGTAGCATCGACGATGCACTTCGGCGAATACGCGGCCGAGCATGGCAGCACCGGCAACGGGCGCGAGCGCAAGCAACTGGTCAGTTGGGTTGCCGTGCCCTGCCTGGGCGCCGCGGCAACAACGGCGATCGGCTTTTTGATGCTCGTGTTTAACGATCTGGCGCCGGTACGCGACCTGGGCGTGCAATTATTTATAGGGTCGCTATTGGCGTTTTTTGGTGTTTTTCTGGTTTCGCAAATCATTCCCATCCGCAACGCCTCGGGCGGAGTCGTGCTGACGCAGGATCGTTTTCGCCGTTACGCGACCGCCGTGACCCGTCGGCCGGTGCTGACCAGCCTGGGTCTGTTAGGCGTGACGTTATTACTCTTTTTCTGCGCATGGCCGCGGCCGGCCGATTACCCGATCGGGCTTTACGTGGATGCCGACCCATTTTCGTTCTTCAACAAAGAGCAGCCGATCGCCAGGGCGCTCGACCTGTTCTCGAAGCGCGAGTTCGGCGTCTATCAGCTAGACGTGGTGCTGGTGCCGAAGGAATTCGCGGCGCCGCCAAAGGCGGGGCGTGCCGCCGACCCAGTGTACGAGGCCAATCGTAAAGAGGCCCGCGCGTATAGCGACCTGATCCTCGCGCGACGCGACCTGGGGGTGATGCGGGTCGTCTCAACCGATGCTTTTCACCAGCGCCAACAGGCATTTCAGCAGCAGTTGGAGAAGGTCCGCCGAGAAGAAGGCCTGACCGCCTATCTGGCCAAGCTGGGGCGCGTGACTTCGCAGTCGTCGATCTTCTCCAACACATTCCAAAGCTGGAATCACGACAAACAGGGAAAAGGGGCGCTGCGACTGACGTTTCTGGCCCATGAGGAAGGGGCCGAAGGCTTTGCCCCGCTGCTGCGATTTACCCGCGACAATTTGCCGCACGATCGCTTCGACTGCTACCTGTGCGGGTCAATTGCCCAGGTCGTACAACTGGGCGAAGGGTTAAGCGGCGGCATCCTGTGGGGGCTAGGATCGAGCGTCATCATCATCGCAGTGGTGTGCGCATTTTTGTTCCGTTCGTTGAAATTCACGTTGTTGGCGCTGCCGCCGAACCTGTTTCCCGTGCTGGCCCTGTATGGCGTCATGGGACTGTTCAAAATACCAATCAGCTCCGGCTCGGCGATGGTGGCCACGATTGCACTAGGTATCGCGGTGAACGACACCATGCACTTTGTGTTGCACTACCAGCGGCTAACGCGCGAGCGCGGCATGGCCACGCGCCCCGGAATCGTGCAGACGATCGCCGACCTGGGACGGCCGATCGTGTTGACCTCGGTCGTACACATTGCAGGCTTCACCGTGTTTTTGCTGACCGACTTTCAGCCGCTGTTTCACTTTGGCCTGCTGTCGAGCGCGGCCATGACCGCGGCCATGCTGGGCGACCTGTTCATGCTGCCGAACCTGCTGATACTTTTCGATCAGCGCCCGGCGAGCGCCCCCGAGACCAGCGTGCCCGAAGCCCACATTGGCCACGCCCCTAAGGCGACCTTGCCGGTGACGTAA